From a single Candidatus Rokuibacteriota bacterium genomic region:
- a CDS encoding helix-turn-helix domain-containing protein: MEGQAATEELDRLLDAVLPAVVRDSATSEGGRLYRTVMGRVEMPLLRLALELSAGNQLKAARLLGINRNTLRKRLRLLGLLPGSHASTHGAKTQ; this comes from the coding sequence ATGGAAGGGCAAGCCGCGACGGAAGAGCTCGACCGGCTGCTGGATGCCGTCCTGCCGGCCGTCGTGCGTGATTCGGCGACGTCGGAGGGCGGCCGTCTGTACCGGACCGTCATGGGGCGCGTGGAGATGCCGCTGCTGCGCCTCGCGCTGGAGCTCTCGGCGGGCAACCAGCTCAAGGCAGCGCGCCTGCTTGGGATCAACCGCAATACGCTCCGCAAGCGACTGCGCCTCCTGGGGCTCCTGCCCGGGAGCCACGCGAGCACGCACGGAGCCAAGACCCAGTAG
- a CDS encoding urease accessory protein UreE, with amino-acid sequence MLVITEPHLHVDPSALEGKERDTLCLTWEERRWTRKRIVTTQGREVALALPTGSLLRPGDVVAVEADWYLEVEGKREPILAITPKDRNEAIRVAFDVGNRHFPVAISDDDLLVPDDTAMEQLLTRLGIVWKRRAAVFAPLGGGHSHEHGTSALDGHTHGRAYHPELGGSGAAPPPGPPTALIIRDASSAPPPGPPTALIIRDASSAPPPGPPPPRELIRHD; translated from the coding sequence ATGCTGGTGATCACCGAGCCGCACCTGCACGTGGACCCTTCCGCTCTCGAGGGCAAGGAGCGCGACACGCTCTGCCTGACCTGGGAGGAGCGGCGTTGGACGCGGAAGCGTATCGTGACGACCCAGGGCAGGGAGGTGGCGCTGGCGCTGCCGACGGGCTCCCTGCTCCGGCCCGGTGACGTGGTGGCGGTCGAGGCCGACTGGTACCTCGAGGTGGAAGGCAAGCGCGAGCCCATACTGGCCATCACGCCCAAGGACAGAAACGAGGCGATCCGTGTCGCGTTCGACGTCGGCAACCGCCACTTCCCGGTGGCGATATCGGATGACGATCTTCTCGTGCCGGACGACACGGCCATGGAGCAGCTCTTGACCCGGCTCGGCATCGTCTGGAAGCGTCGCGCGGCGGTCTTTGCCCCGCTCGGCGGCGGCCATTCTCACGAGCACGGGACGAGCGCGCTGGACGGCCACACGCACGGACGTGCGTATCATCCGGAACTGGGGGGGAGCGGCGCCGCTCCTCCCCCAGGCCCCCCCACCGCATTGATCATCCGCGACGCGTCCAGCGCTCCTCCCCCAGGCCCCCCCACCGCATTGATCATCCGCGACGCGTCCAGCGCTCCTCCCCCAGGCCCCCCCCCACCGCGCGAGTTGATCCGCCATGACTGA
- a CDS encoding urease accessory protein UreD has protein sequence MSSPISGTAPAPAEWWTGSGASSSSSPEAPPSGRTGRDGFLGLAFELHSGRTVLTGRRFTLPLQALEPVDLDGTGAATLFLLNPTGGVLGGDRLETRVELGAGSRVCLSTPSATRVYRSAGLPAVQRTVFRVEEGAALEYVPDHVIPSPGARLIQSVELALAPGASAILCDAWAAGRAARGEAWRFDLLDSGTVARDREGLLFKDRVVLSGARGWGGLGAAEGMAYTATVACLAPSHAGLDELAADLASALAAGAPDANAGVTTLARGGVVARILAPSAPVLQRAVETSWATCRSRLWRLAPLALRKM, from the coding sequence TTGTCTTCACCAATCTCCGGGACGGCACCGGCGCCGGCCGAGTGGTGGACTGGATCCGGCGCGAGCTCCTCTTCGAGTCCTGAGGCGCCGCCGTCCGGCCGCACCGGCCGCGATGGCTTCCTCGGCCTCGCCTTCGAGCTTCATTCAGGGCGCACGGTCCTCACCGGCCGCCGCTTCACGCTGCCGCTCCAGGCGCTCGAGCCCGTGGACCTGGATGGCACGGGCGCCGCGACGCTCTTCCTCCTGAATCCAACCGGCGGCGTGCTGGGCGGCGACCGCCTCGAGACGCGCGTCGAGCTGGGCGCGGGCAGCCGCGTTTGTCTCTCGACGCCGAGCGCCACGCGCGTCTACCGGAGCGCCGGGCTGCCCGCAGTCCAGCGCACGGTCTTTCGGGTAGAAGAGGGGGCCGCGTTGGAGTACGTGCCCGACCACGTGATTCCCTCTCCGGGCGCGCGCCTCATCCAGAGCGTCGAGCTGGCCCTGGCGCCCGGGGCTTCCGCGATCCTCTGCGACGCATGGGCGGCGGGGCGCGCGGCCCGCGGCGAAGCGTGGCGCTTCGACCTGCTCGACAGCGGCACCGTGGCGCGCGACCGGGAGGGGTTGCTCTTCAAAGACCGCGTGGTGCTCAGCGGCGCTCGAGGCTGGGGAGGACTCGGCGCCGCCGAGGGCATGGCGTACACGGCGACGGTCGCGTGCCTCGCGCCCTCGCATGCCGGGCTCGACGAGCTCGCCGCCGACTTGGCCTCTGCTCTCGCCGCCGGCGCGCCCGACGCGAACGCGGGCGTGACGACGCTGGCCCGAGGCGGAGTCGTCGCACGGATCCTCGCGCCGTCGGCCCCTGTCCTCCAGCGCGCCGTCGAGACGTCGTGGGCGACATGCCGCTCGCGACTCTGGCGGTTAGCGCCTCTGGCCCTGCGCAAGATGTAG
- a CDS encoding response regulator — MSSRVLIVEDEPDIRELVVHHLKREGYLVSAASSGEEALRQVQAAPPDLVLLDLMMPAMDGLEVCRRLRQDPATVSLPIVMLTAKGDEIDRVLGLEIGADDYIVKPFSPKELLARVRAVLRRSRPASGAAPLRLGALVVDLGTHTASVGGEALALTPKEFDLLRALLEARGRVLSREFLLDRVWGYSRASEIESRTVDVHVRRLRVKLGPEGRRILTVKSVGYRLDPAA, encoded by the coding sequence ATGTCGAGCCGCGTGCTCATCGTGGAGGACGAGCCGGACATACGCGAGCTCGTCGTCCATCACCTTAAGCGGGAAGGCTATTTGGTGTCCGCCGCCTCCAGCGGGGAGGAGGCGCTCAGGCAGGTTCAGGCTGCGCCACCGGACCTCGTTCTGCTCGACCTCATGATGCCCGCGATGGATGGCCTCGAGGTGTGCCGGCGCCTCCGCCAGGACCCCGCGACCGTTTCGCTGCCCATTGTGATGCTGACGGCCAAGGGCGACGAGATCGACCGGGTGCTCGGGCTCGAGATCGGCGCCGACGACTACATCGTCAAGCCCTTCTCGCCCAAGGAGCTGCTGGCGAGGGTCAGGGCCGTGCTGCGCCGGAGCCGGCCCGCTTCCGGTGCGGCACCCTTGAGGCTTGGAGCGCTGGTAGTAGATCTCGGAACCCACACGGCGTCCGTGGGGGGCGAGGCGCTGGCGCTCACGCCCAAGGAGTTCGATCTCCTCCGCGCGCTGCTCGAGGCGCGCGGGCGAGTCCTCTCCCGCGAGTTTCTGCTCGACCGCGTCTGGGGCTACTCGCGCGCGAGCGAGATCGAGTCGCGGACGGTGGACGTCCACGTCCGCCGCCTGCGCGTCAAGCTCGGTCCCGAGGGGCGGCGGATCCTCACGGTCAAGAGCGTCGGCTACCGCCTGGACCCCGCCGCCTGA
- a CDS encoding ATP-binding protein encodes MLRRAVHLLRSRIALKLTLTLVAFVAVSTLVAGLYLSRGLEHVAVESVEARLGTAVRVLHDEARAALGVNAQAFAERVARPALARVTLIAPDGRVLADSERTPEGVASMENHAGRPEVRAALAGDLGRDVRRSTTLGAPLIYVAAPVTSAGRIVAVLRLAAPVEAATPAYESLRAVMLTGGGIALVMALGIGLFVAGRVTRPVVEMQDVARQMSEGNFEVRASIRSPDEIGTLGRSLNVMAGRLREKIGDLEREQAKATAVLDAMVEGVIATDGHDHIILINERARVLFDLGRARAERLPLLEVIRNVDLHDVLGEGRLAADGTVVSREIKLSEPSERVLQVHAVPLRFTGEARGVVMVLHDITELRRLEQVRTEFVANVSHEIRTPLTAIHGYLETLLDGALEEPENARKFLEIVFRHTERLGRLTDDLTDLSNIELGRISLRLAPTAVAEVADSVLAIIALRAAAGQVTVEAKLPADLPDVVADRDRLAQILINLVDNAVKYTPKGGRVWLEGCVREPGVVEVAVCDSGAGIPKADLPRLTERFYRVDKARSRELGGTGLGLAIVKHLVLAHGGELTIESELWKGTTVRFTLPAALPPTT; translated from the coding sequence ATGCTTCGCCGCGCCGTCCACCTGCTCCGCAGCCGCATCGCGCTCAAGCTCACGCTGACGCTCGTCGCCTTCGTGGCGGTCAGCACGCTGGTAGCGGGGCTGTACCTCTCCCGCGGCCTCGAGCACGTGGCCGTCGAGTCTGTGGAGGCGCGGCTCGGCACGGCGGTGCGGGTGCTCCACGACGAGGCGCGTGCGGCGCTTGGAGTGAACGCCCAGGCCTTCGCCGAGCGGGTGGCACGGCCGGCGCTCGCGCGCGTCACGCTGATCGCCCCCGACGGGCGCGTCCTCGCCGACTCCGAGCGGACCCCGGAAGGCGTGGCCTCCATGGAGAATCACGCGGGCCGGCCCGAGGTCCGCGCGGCGCTCGCGGGCGATCTTGGCCGCGATGTCCGGCGCTCGACCACGCTCGGGGCGCCGCTGATCTATGTCGCCGCCCCGGTGACCAGCGCCGGGCGGATCGTCGCCGTGCTCCGGCTCGCCGCGCCGGTCGAAGCCGCGACACCCGCCTACGAATCCCTGCGCGCCGTGATGCTGACGGGCGGTGGGATCGCGCTCGTGATGGCGCTCGGCATCGGGCTGTTCGTGGCAGGCCGCGTGACGCGGCCCGTCGTCGAGATGCAGGACGTGGCGCGCCAGATGAGCGAGGGCAACTTCGAGGTGCGCGCGTCCATCCGCTCGCCTGACGAGATCGGGACGCTCGGCCGCTCGCTCAACGTCATGGCCGGGCGCCTCAGGGAGAAGATCGGCGATCTCGAGCGCGAGCAGGCAAAGGCGACCGCGGTTCTCGACGCCATGGTCGAAGGCGTCATCGCCACCGACGGCCACGACCACATCATCCTCATCAACGAGCGGGCACGCGTTCTTTTCGACTTGGGCCGGGCCCGCGCCGAGCGGCTGCCGCTCCTCGAAGTGATCCGGAACGTGGACCTCCACGACGTGCTGGGCGAGGGCCGCTTGGCCGCGGACGGCACGGTCGTGAGCCGGGAGATCAAGCTCTCGGAACCCTCGGAGCGCGTGCTCCAGGTCCACGCGGTGCCGCTCCGCTTCACGGGTGAGGCGCGGGGCGTCGTGATGGTCCTGCACGACATCACCGAGCTGCGTCGCCTCGAGCAGGTCCGCACCGAATTCGTCGCCAACGTCTCCCACGAGATCCGCACTCCACTCACCGCCATCCACGGCTACCTGGAGACCCTGCTCGACGGCGCCCTCGAGGAGCCGGAGAACGCGCGGAAATTCCTCGAGATCGTCTTCCGGCACACCGAGCGGCTCGGACGACTGACGGACGACTTGACGGACCTGTCGAACATCGAGCTCGGCCGGATCTCCCTTCGCCTCGCGCCCACAGCGGTGGCCGAGGTCGCCGACTCGGTCCTGGCGATCATCGCGCTGCGCGCGGCGGCGGGACAGGTAACTGTGGAGGCAAAGCTGCCGGCTGACCTGCCGGACGTGGTGGCGGACCGCGATCGGCTGGCGCAGATTCTCATCAACCTCGTGGACAACGCCGTCAAGTACACGCCCAAGGGCGGGCGCGTGTGGCTGGAAGGGTGCGTGCGGGAGCCGGGTGTCGTCGAGGTGGCGGTGTGCGACAGCGGCGCCGGCATTCCGAAGGCGGACCTGCCGAGGCTGACGGAGCGCTTTTACCGCGTTGACAAGGCCCGCTCCCGCGAGCTCGGCGGGACGGGGCTGGGTCTGGCCATCGTCAAGCACCTTGTGCTGGCCCACGGGGGCGAGCTCACCATCGAGAGCGAGCTCTGGAAGGGCACGACGGTCCGCTTCACCCTCCCGGCCGCTCTCCCCCCGACAACTTGA
- a CDS encoding urease accessory UreF family protein, with protein MRGREDLERFLVAQIEGSAGPCDATAAVGALRAAAREDLQACRDIDATLEAMKPVKEFREGSRQMGRQTLRVAAALTGEAQLVRYAADVDKGLAPGHHAVAYGLAASALCWAPEEAATAYLYSTTALLVGAALRLLSMGQMEGQRVLWGLHPVIERVAREAAARDAGDLWSFAPGIEIAGIRHASLEMRLFRS; from the coding sequence GTGCGAGGGCGAGAGGACCTCGAGCGCTTTCTCGTCGCCCAGATCGAGGGCTCGGCCGGGCCTTGCGACGCCACCGCGGCCGTGGGAGCGCTGAGGGCCGCGGCGCGGGAAGACCTCCAGGCCTGCCGGGACATCGACGCGACGCTCGAAGCGATGAAGCCGGTGAAGGAGTTCCGGGAGGGCAGCCGGCAAATGGGACGCCAGACGCTCAGGGTGGCGGCGGCGCTGACGGGTGAAGCGCAACTCGTTCGCTACGCCGCCGACGTGGACAAGGGACTCGCCCCGGGGCACCACGCCGTTGCCTATGGTCTCGCCGCTTCGGCGCTGTGCTGGGCGCCCGAGGAGGCGGCGACAGCGTATCTCTACTCGACCACGGCGCTGCTGGTCGGCGCGGCGCTCCGGCTCCTCTCCATGGGCCAGATGGAGGGGCAGCGCGTGCTGTGGGGCCTCCACCCGGTCATTGAGCGCGTGGCGCGCGAGGCCGCGGCGCGCGACGCGGGCGATCTCTGGAGCTTCGCGCCCGGAATCGAGATCGCGGGTATCCGGCACGCCTCGCTCGAGATGAGGCTCTTCCGGTCATGA
- the ureG gene encoding urease accessory protein UreG, translating into MSGGPRIPRPLRIGVGGPVGSGKTALVESLCVRLRDSHDLAVITNDIYTQEDAQFLIRRGVLPQERVLGVETGGCPHTAIREDASVNLEAVHQLLGRFPELEILFVESGGDNLAATFSPELVDAAIYVIDVAAGDKIPRKGGPGITRSDLLVINKIDLAPYVGADLSVMERDSKRMRGDRPFVFTNLRDGTGAGRVVDWIRRELLFES; encoded by the coding sequence ATGAGTGGGGGCCCCAGGATCCCGCGCCCCTTGCGGATCGGCGTCGGCGGGCCTGTCGGGTCCGGCAAGACGGCCCTCGTCGAATCACTCTGCGTGAGGCTGCGCGACAGCCACGACCTCGCGGTGATCACCAACGACATCTACACACAGGAGGATGCCCAGTTCCTGATCCGGCGCGGCGTCCTGCCGCAGGAGCGGGTGCTGGGTGTCGAGACGGGCGGCTGCCCGCACACGGCGATCCGCGAGGACGCCTCGGTCAACCTCGAGGCGGTCCACCAGCTGCTGGGGCGCTTCCCGGAGCTCGAGATCCTCTTCGTCGAGAGCGGCGGCGACAACTTGGCGGCGACGTTCAGCCCCGAGCTGGTGGACGCAGCGATCTACGTCATCGACGTCGCGGCGGGGGACAAGATCCCGCGGAAAGGCGGCCCCGGCATCACCCGCTCGGACCTGCTCGTCATCAACAAAATCGACCTGGCGCCCTACGTCGGCGCCGATCTCTCCGTGATGGAGCGGGACTCCAAGCGGATGAGGGGAGACCGGCCCTTTGTCTTCACCAATCTCCGGGACGGCACCGGCGCCGGCCGAGTGGTGGACTGGATCCGGCGCGAGCTCCTCTTCGAGTCCTGA